A single window of Wenzhouxiangella sp. XN24 DNA harbors:
- a CDS encoding SPOR domain-containing protein — protein sequence MERKLKERLVGATVIVALGIIIIPWLLDGPAQAPRPVESAIELPPVESPGRTYTIPLDPGAGPPVQIDSEERQMNGVGAVQRPAPVEPAPLDPGDGDPAPAGAEQPEQPPPRPAPQPAAPAPDTGTPAAGENDRAAPPAREPAPEPAPQPAPAAQPAPASDAWSVQVGSFSQRDNAQALQQRLTAAGFDAFVSRVVTDAGTLYRVRVGPVPDRAAADRLLVRVRAAGHGGARAVRVED from the coding sequence ATGGAGCGGAAGCTGAAGGAAAGACTCGTCGGCGCCACGGTCATCGTGGCGCTCGGGATCATCATTATCCCGTGGCTTCTGGATGGCCCGGCGCAGGCCCCGCGCCCGGTCGAAAGCGCGATCGAGCTGCCGCCCGTCGAGTCGCCGGGACGCACGTACACCATTCCGCTGGATCCGGGCGCCGGACCGCCCGTGCAGATCGACAGCGAGGAGCGGCAGATGAACGGCGTGGGCGCCGTGCAACGGCCGGCGCCGGTGGAGCCGGCACCGCTTGATCCCGGTGACGGAGACCCTGCGCCGGCGGGCGCGGAACAGCCCGAACAGCCGCCGCCCCGGCCGGCGCCTCAGCCCGCTGCCCCAGCCCCGGACACCGGGACCCCGGCTGCCGGAGAGAACGATCGCGCAGCGCCACCCGCGCGTGAACCTGCGCCCGAACCGGCCCCGCAACCCGCACCCGCCGCACAGCCGGCGCCGGCGAGCGACGCGTGGAGCGTGCAGGTCGGCAGTTTTTCCCAGCGCGACAATGCCCAGGCCCTGCAGCAGCGGCTCACGGCCGCCGGATTCGATGCTTTTGTCTCCCGCGTGGTGACCGACGCGGGTACCCTTTACCGCGTGCGCGTCGGGCCGGTGCCCGACCGTGCCGCGGCGGACCGATTGCTGGTGCGGGTTCGCGCCGCGGGGCACGGCGGCGCCCGGGCCGTGCGGGTCGAAGACTGA
- a CDS encoding CvpA family protein, with protein sequence MVIIDYILLGALAVSVVIGFFRGFFREALSLVNWGLAAWLAWRFSPLVEPFLDAVSSPALQLWLSRLIVFVLALLAGALLSHLVVMLVRKTGLNGTDRVLGMLFGAARGVLVIGILVIGFQMLEMDREPWWQDSWIVPRTATLTGHLREFIDAGLDKAGDLITE encoded by the coding sequence ATGGTGATCATCGATTACATCCTGTTGGGCGCGCTGGCCGTTTCGGTGGTGATCGGCTTTTTCCGCGGCTTTTTTCGCGAGGCGTTGTCGCTGGTGAACTGGGGCCTGGCCGCCTGGCTCGCGTGGCGATTCTCGCCGCTGGTCGAGCCTTTCCTGGATGCGGTCAGTTCGCCCGCGCTGCAGCTCTGGCTGAGCCGGCTCATCGTGTTCGTGCTCGCGCTGCTGGCCGGCGCGCTGCTGTCGCACCTCGTCGTCATGCTGGTGCGCAAGACGGGCCTGAACGGCACGGACCGCGTGCTGGGCATGCTCTTCGGCGCGGCGCGCGGCGTGCTCGTGATCGGTATCCTGGTGATCGGTTTCCAGATGCTGGAGATGGACCGTGAACCCTGGTGGCAGGACTCGTGGATCGTCCCGCGGACGGCTACGCTGACGGGACACCTGCGTGAATTCATCGATGCCGGGCTCGACAAGGCCGGCGATCTCATCACGGAGTAG
- the purF gene encoding amidophosphoribosyltransferase has translation MCGIVGIVGTGSVNQALYDALTVLQHRGQDAAGIVTADDRIHIRKNNGLVRDVFQRRHMFKLTGNMGIGHCRYPTAGSSSRTEAQPFYTNSPYGICLAHNGNLTNADELADLVIREDHRYLNTASDSEVLLNVFAHELEKVDGEYPSPAQIFRAAEGIYRRCQGGYAVVALIMNTGIVGLRDPCGIRPLIVGYRDVDGRREHMLASESVALDIAGFEVLRDVLPGEAVFIDLDGGLHMHQCVPATRRSPCLFEYVYFARPDSIIDNISVYKARLRMGEALADRIIRMRPDHDIDVVIPVPDTSRTSALPLAHRLGVKYREGFIKNRYIGRTFIMPGQTLREKSVRRKLNAIDLEFRNKNVLIVDDSIVRGTTSRQIIEMAREAGARKVYFASAAPPVRYPNVYGIDMPAAAELIAHGRSEEEVQELIGADWLIYQTLEDLSRAVQHDNADIHEFDSSCFSGEYVTGGITSEYLRKVEENRSDSVRHVRDSRHAGAPAAVEVL, from the coding sequence ATGTGCGGAATCGTGGGAATCGTCGGCACAGGCTCGGTCAACCAGGCCCTGTACGATGCGCTGACCGTGTTGCAGCACCGCGGCCAGGATGCCGCGGGCATCGTCACGGCGGACGACCGGATCCACATCCGCAAGAACAACGGGCTGGTGCGCGACGTGTTCCAGCGCCGCCACATGTTCAAGCTCACGGGAAACATGGGCATCGGCCACTGCCGTTATCCGACCGCCGGCAGCTCCAGCCGCACGGAGGCGCAGCCCTTCTACACGAACTCGCCCTACGGCATCTGCCTGGCGCACAACGGCAACCTGACCAATGCCGATGAGCTCGCCGACCTGGTGATCCGCGAGGACCACCGGTATCTCAATACCGCCTCCGACTCGGAAGTGCTGCTGAACGTGTTCGCGCACGAGCTGGAAAAGGTCGACGGGGAATATCCCAGCCCGGCGCAGATCTTCCGCGCCGCCGAGGGCATCTATCGCCGCTGCCAGGGGGGCTACGCGGTCGTCGCGCTGATCATGAACACCGGCATCGTCGGCCTGCGCGATCCCTGCGGGATCCGCCCGCTGATCGTCGGCTACCGCGACGTGGACGGGCGCCGCGAACACATGCTGGCCTCGGAGAGCGTGGCGCTCGACATCGCGGGTTTCGAGGTGCTGCGGGACGTGTTGCCGGGCGAGGCGGTGTTCATCGATCTCGACGGCGGGCTGCACATGCACCAGTGCGTGCCGGCGACGCGGCGCAGCCCCTGCCTGTTCGAGTACGTCTATTTCGCGCGGCCCGATTCGATCATCGACAACATCTCGGTCTACAAGGCGCGCCTGCGCATGGGCGAGGCGCTGGCCGACCGCATCATCCGCATGCGGCCGGACCACGACATCGACGTGGTGATCCCGGTGCCGGACACCAGCCGCACCAGCGCCCTGCCGCTGGCGCACCGGCTCGGCGTGAAGTATCGCGAGGGCTTCATCAAGAACCGCTACATCGGCCGGACCTTCATCATGCCGGGACAGACGCTGCGCGAAAAATCGGTGCGCCGCAAACTGAACGCCATCGACCTGGAGTTCCGCAACAAGAACGTGCTGATCGTGGACGACTCCATCGTGCGCGGCACCACGTCGCGGCAGATCATCGAGATGGCCCGCGAGGCGGGGGCACGCAAGGTGTATTTCGCCTCGGCGGCGCCGCCGGTGCGGTACCCGAACGTCTACGGCATCGACATGCCGGCCGCGGCGGAGCTGATCGCGCACGGTCGCAGCGAGGAGGAGGTCCAGGAGCTCATCGGCGCCGACTGGCTCATCTACCAGACCCTCGAAGATCTGTCGCGCGCCGTCCAGCACGACAACGCGGACATCCACGAGTTCGACTCCTCCTGTTTCTCCGGTGAATACGTCACCGGGG